One stretch of Deltaproteobacteria bacterium DNA includes these proteins:
- a CDS encoding amidohydrolase, translated as MATDPKAWLSLTTEQALDPSLPIVDPHHHLWDYPNNRYLLDELLEDTRGGHNVVATVFLECVSMYRKNGPEEMKPIGETEFVQGIAAMAASGIYGNNAVAAGIASLADLTLGSRVQKVLEAHIAASPNRFRGIRHATSWNESRDIRNAHTKPTKETMYSKPFREGFAVLQKLGLTFDAWMYHNQLMDLADLAKAFPDTTIILDHVGGPLGIGPYAGKQREVFEEWKRNIAAVAECPNVVVKLGGLTMTMCGFDWHKREKPPTSEELAKANGPYYLYCIEKFSVNRCMFESNFPVDKASCSYTVLWNSFKRTTEKFSASEKAALFHDTAVRVYRLKENLI; from the coding sequence ATGGCAACTGATCCAAAAGCCTGGCTGTCCTTAACCACAGAACAAGCACTGGACCCGTCCCTCCCTATTGTTGATCCCCATCACCATCTGTGGGATTATCCAAACAATCGTTACCTACTTGATGAATTACTCGAAGACACGCGAGGTGGGCACAATGTCGTCGCCACTGTCTTTCTTGAATGTGTGTCGATGTATCGCAAGAATGGTCCCGAAGAGATGAAGCCGATTGGCGAAACAGAATTTGTCCAAGGGATCGCAGCAATGGCCGCGAGTGGCATTTATGGCAACAACGCAGTTGCGGCAGGTATTGCCAGTCTTGCTGATCTTACGTTGGGCAGTCGAGTACAAAAGGTTCTAGAGGCCCATATCGCCGCGAGCCCCAATCGCTTTCGCGGTATTCGTCATGCCACAAGCTGGAACGAAAGCCGGGATATTCGGAATGCGCACACCAAGCCGACTAAAGAAACAATGTACAGCAAACCATTTCGTGAAGGGTTTGCTGTCTTGCAAAAACTCGGTTTAACCTTCGATGCGTGGATGTATCACAATCAGTTAATGGACCTCGCCGACCTCGCTAAAGCGTTTCCTGATACGACCATTATTCTCGATCATGTCGGCGGCCCGTTAGGTATTGGCCCCTATGCGGGCAAGCAGAGGGAAGTCTTTGAAGAATGGAAACGAAACATAGCGGCAGTTGCCGAGTGTCCAAATGTGGTGGTGAAACTCGGTGGACTGACAATGACGATGTGCGGCTTCGACTGGCATAAACGCGAGAAACCACCGACCTCAGAAGAGCTCGCTAAAGCGAATGGCCCATATTATCTCTACTGCATCGAAAAGTTTAGCGTGAACCGCTGTATGTTTGAGAGCAACTTCCCAGTCGATAAAGCGTCCTGTTCATACACCGTACTGTGGAACTCGTTCAAACGTACGACTGAGAAATTTTCTGCGAGCGAGAAAGCCGCATTATTCCATGATACGGCAGTTCGCGTGTATCGGTTGAAGGAAAATTTGATCTGA